In Bacteroides cellulosilyticus, the genomic stretch CCTAACCACATAAAGCCTAATGTATCTTGTTCAATAGAAGTAATTGTATTATAGAAAAAGTTTCCTTTAAAATCAAAAGACTTTATGTTTTGTGCCATTCCATAAAATGGATAGGACAGCAAAATACACAATAGTACTAAGATAACTTTACTAATATGTTTCATAGTATATTCAGCTAAAACTTTACATATAAGATAGTCGCCTTTATCACACCTATATCTCTTCAGGTTTCTACTAATATGCTATTTTCTATTAAGAAAACAAATCTACTAATTTATATTGTTTAATGTGCTATTTAGAATCTTAAAATGCAAAAAATACATTTGGAACTTGAAATAATTTAGGTTGTGATGTCTATTGAGTTATTCACGTATGGCGGGTGGTTTCCTAAAATTATTATAAAAGATTAAGATTGTCTGTCTCTATCAGTCTTTATGATAAATTTTAGCCAGCCTGTTTCGGGACATGCAATATTTATGTACTTTTGCATGCATGCCGATAAGTTTATTGGAACATATCATATCACAGTCTTTTGTCTCTGTAAAAAAGATAGAAGTCATTGTCCCCTCAGAAGATTTGCAGGAGTATATTGACAGCTTCTATGTCTTTCCTTGTTGTGCCCTGTCGGATACCTTGGCATATAATGACGGAACACCTATGTTGGCATTTCTGCCGATGGCGGAGGACAGCGTGGAATTAGAATATAATCATGTTATTTCAAGTTTTAACTCCGGCTGGTTCAGTACAAGGTCTTTTGCCCGGATGTCCATACGTCTTTTCGGACAAGTGCCTTATTTGTTGATAGTGCGGTTTAAGCCTGCATCTTTCTACCGATTATTAGCTCTGAATGCCAGACATTTTAATACCCGCCCGTTCTGGAATTTAGAATCCGTATTGGGTGATATGGATGCCCTGCTGAAGGATATGCAACAATGTGCCAGGGCAGGAGAGAAGATACAACTGATAGAAACCTACCTTCGGGGCGTAATATCAGCGGAGGAAAACTCCAATAGGTTGTTGGATGAGGCCATTCATTATATCAGGCAGCATAAAGGAACGTTGTCTATCGATGAATTGAAGTCGTACTTAGGCGTCAACTACAAATGGCTGGAACGGAATTTTTCTGAGGCTATGGGCATGACGCCCAAACAATATTCCTCTTTGCAACGGTTCATCAATGCTTATACCGCTTTTCTGGTGCAGAAAGACTTAGCTGGTATTACTGCGGAAAGCGGTTATAGCGATACGAACCATTTCATCAAGGATTTCAAGAAATATACCGGTGATACGCCAATGCAGTATTTGCGTACATGCAAAATCAGATAAATAAAACAATATTACCCGCTTCTTACCTTCATCGTACCCTCTTCGTATCCTCCTCTTGCCAACTTCGCTAATCCAACTTCTGTATAGAAGCGAAGAAGATGCGAAGTTGGTTAGGTGGAGAAGAGGTATACTTTTTTTTCTTGCTTATCTCTAATAAATAATCTATCTTTGTTCTATAAACAGTGTTATCAACCTGTGCATGTTAGTACTTTCTGAACTTCTTTTATAAAACAAACAGAATGAAAATATTTCCTACCCAAAGCATCAAAGAGTTGGATGCTTACACCATAGAGAATGAACCGATTGCTTCCATCGACCTGATGGAACGTGCCTCGCAGGCATTGGCAAAAGCCATTGCCGGACGTTGGGACGCAGAAACACCTTTTACGGTATTTGCCGGACCGGGCAATAACGGGGGGGATGCATTGGCCGTTTCCCGTTTGCTAGCAAAGAAAGGCTATAAAGTCTCGGTTTATTTGTTTAATACCAAGGGAGAGCTTTCTCCCGATTGTGAGACGAATAAAGAACGACTTGCGGATGTGGAGAATGTGGATTTCCATGAAGTGACATCACAATTTGTCCCGCCCGTGTTGACGGTTGACCATGTGGTTATCGACGGACTGTTCGGTAGTGGATTGAACAAGCCGCTGAGTGGTGGCTTTGCTGCTGTGGTGAAGTATATCAATGCTTCGTCAGCACAGATCGTGGCTATTGATGTTCCTTCGGGATTGATGGGGGAGGAGAATACCTTCAATATCAAAGCTAATATTGTCCGTGCGGATGTAACGCTGAGTCTGCAATTGCCGAAGCTGGCTTTTCTCTTTGCTGAGAATCAGGAGTTCGTGGGTGAGTGGGAATTGCTGGATATCGGTCTGAGTGAAGATGCGATAGAGGCGATGGGGACTGATTATAGTCTGCTGGAAGCTGAGGATATGCAGGATTTGTTGAAACCGAGAAATAAGTTTGCCCATAAAGGAGACTTCGGACGCGCCCTGCTTATTGCCGGTTCGCAAGGAATGGCGGGAGCTTCCATACTTGCCGCAAGAGCCTGCCTGCGTTCCGGAGTAGGATTGCTGACGATGCATGTGCCTTATTGTAACAATATGATTGTGCAGACTTCTGTGCCGGAGGCTATGACGGAGCTGGACCCTAGTGATACCTGTTTTGCCTGTCCTACGGATACGGATGATTATCAGGCAGTGGGCATCGGTCCGGGTCTGGGAAAGGCGGAAGAGACAGAGGGTGCGGTATTGGAACAGATAGACAGCTGTTTATCTCCTATGGTAGTGGATGCTGATGCTTTGAATGTACTGGCAGGGCATCGCAATTATATCGGACGTTTACCGAAGGGGAGTATTCTGACACCGCATCCGAAAGAGCTGGAACGGTTGGTAGGAAAGTGTCAGGACTCTTATGAACGCTTAACGAAAGCACGTGAGTTGGCGAGAACATCAGGAACATATATCATCTTGAAAGGTGCTTATTCTGTGGTTATTACTCCGCAAGGGAAGTGTTATTTTAATACTACAGGTAATCCGGGTATGGCAACAGGCGGCAGTGGAGATGTATTGACGGGTGCAGTGCTGGCTTTGTTGGCACAAGGGTATGCTTCGGAAGATGCAGCTTGTCTGGCGATGTATGTTCACGGGCTTGCCGGAGATATCGCTTGCAAGAAGTATGGGGCGATAGGAATGACAGCCGGGGATATCGTGACGTGTCTGCCGTTGGCGTGGAGGATGATGGAAGAATGAAAAGACAAGATATCAGGTTTTAAGTATTAAGTATTAGGTATTAAGTATGCAGTGTTATGGTACAGTCTTATATACTGCATACTTAATACCTAATACTTAATTTGTTATTTTCCTCTCGTTGTAATATGGAAGCATCCTTGCTTCAACTCATACTTTATATAGCATTTATCCGCTTTCCGCAAGTCGCGCAATACTTCGGAGAGTACGAGTTTCAATGTATCTGAACTGACATCCTGTAGCGGGCGTCCATCTTCATCTTCCACTTTCTTGAAGCGCTTCCAACTGACATCGAATGTAGTTCCGTAGAAATGCGCAGAGTTTGCCGAGGCATTGCCATTGCGGCGACGCAGGCGTTTTACGTCATCTTCGGTGCGGAGTACAGAGGTTACGATTATTTTATTGGGGTTTAGTCCTTTGGCGGTCAGCGAGTCAAGGAAATTGGTACCGATGGTATCCAGTAGTTGTGCTGCACCTTTAATGAGATATGGGATGGAATGTGTCAGCGAGTCTACTACATATAAATCATTCGTTTCGATGTGCTGAAGTTTTTCCTTCATGTGTTCGGCCTCTTTGCGGGAGGCAATTGGCGTAATGCCTATGGCTTGTGCGACATTCAGATGCGCTTCATTCAAGTCGCCGAAGGTTCGTCTGTAACTGATTACTCCTTTAATGTTTCGCGGTTCGTTCAGTTTGAGGGACATATCTTTCTTTTTGCATCCGGCAAGGGAAGTGCTGGTGATGATTATTGCTAAAAATAAGAGCGGAAGTTTATTGTATACCTGTTGCATATTGCTTGAAAATGTTTTTATGTGGGCACAAAAGTAGGAAAAAGAAAAGAGAGTTCTTCCTTATAGCCTTATTTTTGTACCTTTGCGCCCGGAAAATGAAAGCAAAAGAGTATGCAACGGTATTTTATTTATTTAGCTTATGACGGAACCGCCTACCACGGCTGGCAGATACAACCCAACGGAGACAGTGTACAAGAGTGTCTGATGCGTGCACTTGCCACATTGATGCGCCGTGAAGTAGAGGTTATCGGTGCCGGACGTACCGATGCCGGTGTGCATGCTTCCCTGATGGTAGCCCACTTTGATAGTGACGAACCGCTTGATACGGCTTTCTTTACCGACAAACTAAACCGCCTTTTGCCGCCCGATATTTCTGTTTACCGCCTCCGTGCAGTGAAGTCCGATGCGCATGCCCGCTTTGATGCAACGGCACGCATGTATAAATACTACGTGACTACGGCAAAGTCTCCCTTTAATCGTCAATACCGTTGTCGTCTTTTCCAGACACCCGATTTCGAACGAATGAACGAAGCGGCCCGTAGTTTGTTTAATTATACGGACTTCACCAGTTTCAGCAAACTGCATACGGACGTAAAAACAAACAACTGCCGCATCATGCATGCCGCCTGGACTCAGATAGATGATGTAACCTGGGTGTTCACCATTCAGGCGGACCGTTTCCTGCGCAATATGGTTCGTGCAGTTGTCGGCACTCTGCTCGAAGTAGGCCGTGGCAAGCTCACCGTTGAAGGCTTCCGGCGTGTCATTGAACAGAAAGACCGTTGCAAGGCTGGCACTTCCGTTCCGGGCAATGCTCTGTTTCTGGTAGATGTCACATATCCCGAGGAATTATTCATCGCAGATAATAACTGAATAACTAACAATTAATTAACTAAGAACCATGTGGTTATTACTCGCCTTTCTCTCAGCTGCCTTGCTAGGCTTTTATGATGCATTTAAGAAGAAATCATTGCGCGATAATGCTGTGCTTCCCGTTCTGTTTCTGAATACGGTATTCTCCAGCCTGATATTTCTTCCTTTCATACTGATTTCCGCTTTTACTCCTGCTTTGAACGGAACTATGTTTGAAGTACCTGTTGTAGGTTGGGAGGTACATAAGTTTATCATTGTCAAGTCGTTCATAGTTCTGTCTTCCTGGATATTCGGTTACTTTGGCATGAAGCATTTGCCGTTGACGATTGTCGGTCCAATTAATGCTACCCGCCCTGTAATGGTGCTGGTGGGTGCCATGCTGATATTCGGTGAACGTCTGAACCTGTATCAATGGATCGGAGTTATGCTTGCCATACTTTCTTTCTTTATGTTGAGCCGTTCCGGCAAGAAGGAAGGCATTGACTTTAAGCATAACAAATGGATTTACTTCATCGTGCTGGCTGCCATCACCGGAGCTATCAGTGGACTTTATGACAAGTATCTGATGAAGCAATTCAACCCTATGGCGGTGCAATCGTGGTATAATGTTTATCAGGTATTTATAATGTGTCCCATCATCCTTTTGCTGTGGTATCCCAAGCGAAAAGAAAGTACCCCTTTCCGTTGGGACTGGACCATCATCCTGATATCCATCTTCCTCAGTGCCGCCGACTTTGCCTACTTTTATGCCCTGAGTTATGAAGACTCCATGATTTCCATAGTCTCAATGGTTCGCCGTGGCAGTGTAGTGGTTTCCTTCCTTTTCGGAGCGCTCTTCTTCCGTGAAAAGAATTTAAAAAGCAAGGCTGTCGACCTCATTTTGGTATTGATTGGAATGTTCTTCTTATATTTGGGAAGTAAATAAATCTCAAGATAGAATATATGGCAGAAGATTTATGTATCAGCAATGGCAGCAAGGCTGAAAAGTATCAGACTTTGCTTCCCCAGATAAAGAGCCTGATTGAAGGTGAAAATGACCTTATAGCCAATCTGGCGAATGTTTCGGCTGCGCTGAAAGAGACTTTCGGTTTCTTTTGGGTGGGATTCTATCTGGTGAAAGAAGAAGAACTGGTATTGGGCCCTTTTCAGGGACCGATAGCCTGCACACGTATCCGGAAAGAACGGGGTGTTTGCGGCACGGCATGGGCTAAGGCGGAGACGTTGGTGGTGCCCGATGTAGATGCATTCCCCGGACATATAGCTTGCAGTTCGTTGTCGCGCTCGGAGATCGTTGTTCCGTTGATTCGTGAGAATGGCGAGGTGTGGGGTGTGCTCGATATAGATAGTGAAAGCCTGAATACCTTTGACGAAACAGATGCACGTTTTCTTGAAGAGATATGCTCCTGGCTCTGAAGATTGTGTTGAAGTAATAAAATACAAAATAGGAATAACAGAAAAATAATATGATGAAGAAATTGACTATGTTTTTGTGTTTGGCTTGTGCCTGGACGTGTTCTCTGCAAGCCCAGGAAGCTAAAACCTTTTTCAAAAATATGCCCGATAGCCTCAGTCCGTTGCTTACTGCCGTGAACCGTGCCGACTGTATCGACTTCCTTGAAAGTAAGATGAAAGCGGAAGTAACCAACCGTTTTGGCGGCAAATCGGAAATGACGGAGCTTGCTCCCGACTATATCCGTATCCAGATGACACCGCAAAGCTCCTGGCAAATGAAACTGCTGGCTACGAGCGACAGCACGAAAGTAATCTGTACCGTATCTACAGCTTGTGCCCCTGCTTGTGATAGTGATGTCCATTTCTATACCACCGGTTGGGAAGAATTGCCCGCTTCTTCTTTCCTCACGCCTCCTGTAATGAAAGATTTCCTGTCATTACCCGATACGGTGATGGATTATGAAGTGAGAGATGCCGGCGAACAGGCAGATATGTTGCTGATGAAAGCCGATCTTTCTGCAAAGGACAATACACTGACCTTTACTTTTACAACTACTGACTATATGGATAAAGAAGCGGCAGAGAAACTGAAACCGTATCTCCGCCGCCCTGTAGTGTATATTTGGAAGGGGAATAGCTACGAGTTACGAGCTACAAGTGACAAGTAGTTTCAAAGTGCGATAGCAAAACACAGCGCAGCTACTTGTCACTTGTAGCTCGTAGCTACTTCACCTTTATTCTGTCGAACCCTTCTCCATATACCCCGATTACCGCACTTTGTGATACAAATGCGTTTGGATCTATATCCTTTATCAATCGGAAAATAATTGTTGATTCGCGCTTCTTGGCAAGTACGAACAACATCTTTTGTTCCTTACCGCTATAAAATCCGGAAGCATTAATGACGGTGGCGCCCCGGTGTGGATATACATTGATGTGCCGGGCTATTTCATCATATTTCTCACTGATGATAAAGAACTGTACGGATTGCCGGGCACTGTTCACTACCTGATCCAGAACAAAACTGCAAATGTACAGGGTTACATA encodes the following:
- a CDS encoding NAD(P)H-hydrate dehydratase, which translates into the protein MKIFPTQSIKELDAYTIENEPIASIDLMERASQALAKAIAGRWDAETPFTVFAGPGNNGGDALAVSRLLAKKGYKVSVYLFNTKGELSPDCETNKERLADVENVDFHEVTSQFVPPVLTVDHVVIDGLFGSGLNKPLSGGFAAVVKYINASSAQIVAIDVPSGLMGEENTFNIKANIVRADVTLSLQLPKLAFLFAENQEFVGEWELLDIGLSEDAIEAMGTDYSLLEAEDMQDLLKPRNKFAHKGDFGRALLIAGSQGMAGASILAARACLRSGVGLLTMHVPYCNNMIVQTSVPEAMTELDPSDTCFACPTDTDDYQAVGIGPGLGKAEETEGAVLEQIDSCLSPMVVDADALNVLAGHRNYIGRLPKGSILTPHPKELERLVGKCQDSYERLTKARELARTSGTYIILKGAYSVVITPQGKCYFNTTGNPGMATGGSGDVLTGAVLALLAQGYASEDAACLAMYVHGLAGDIACKKYGAIGMTAGDIVTCLPLAWRMMEE
- the truA gene encoding tRNA pseudouridine(38-40) synthase TruA, translating into MQRYFIYLAYDGTAYHGWQIQPNGDSVQECLMRALATLMRREVEVIGAGRTDAGVHASLMVAHFDSDEPLDTAFFTDKLNRLLPPDISVYRLRAVKSDAHARFDATARMYKYYVTTAKSPFNRQYRCRLFQTPDFERMNEAARSLFNYTDFTSFSKLHTDVKTNNCRIMHAAWTQIDDVTWVFTIQADRFLRNMVRAVVGTLLEVGRGKLTVEGFRRVIEQKDRCKAGTSVPGNALFLVDVTYPEELFIADNN
- a CDS encoding GAF domain-containing protein, with product MAEDLCISNGSKAEKYQTLLPQIKSLIEGENDLIANLANVSAALKETFGFFWVGFYLVKEEELVLGPFQGPIACTRIRKERGVCGTAWAKAETLVVPDVDAFPGHIACSSLSRSEIVVPLIRENGEVWGVLDIDSESLNTFDETDARFLEEICSWL
- a CDS encoding DMT family transporter produces the protein MWLLLAFLSAALLGFYDAFKKKSLRDNAVLPVLFLNTVFSSLIFLPFILISAFTPALNGTMFEVPVVGWEVHKFIIVKSFIVLSSWIFGYFGMKHLPLTIVGPINATRPVMVLVGAMLIFGERLNLYQWIGVMLAILSFFMLSRSGKKEGIDFKHNKWIYFIVLAAITGAISGLYDKYLMKQFNPMAVQSWYNVYQVFIMCPIILLLWYPKRKESTPFRWDWTIILISIFLSAADFAYFYALSYEDSMISIVSMVRRGSVVVSFLFGALFFREKNLKSKAVDLILVLIGMFFLYLGSK
- a CDS encoding DUF5715 family protein; the encoded protein is MQQVYNKLPLLFLAIIITSTSLAGCKKKDMSLKLNEPRNIKGVISYRRTFGDLNEAHLNVAQAIGITPIASRKEAEHMKEKLQHIETNDLYVVDSLTHSIPYLIKGAAQLLDTIGTNFLDSLTAKGLNPNKIIVTSVLRTEDDVKRLRRRNGNASANSAHFYGTTFDVSWKRFKKVEDEDGRPLQDVSSDTLKLVLSEVLRDLRKADKCYIKYELKQGCFHITTRGK
- a CDS encoding DUF3256 family protein, with translation MMKKLTMFLCLACAWTCSLQAQEAKTFFKNMPDSLSPLLTAVNRADCIDFLESKMKAEVTNRFGGKSEMTELAPDYIRIQMTPQSSWQMKLLATSDSTKVICTVSTACAPACDSDVHFYTTGWEELPASSFLTPPVMKDFLSLPDTVMDYEVRDAGEQADMLLMKADLSAKDNTLTFTFTTTDYMDKEAAEKLKPYLRRPVVYIWKGNSYELRATSDK
- a CDS encoding helix-turn-helix domain-containing protein yields the protein MEHIISQSFVSVKKIEVIVPSEDLQEYIDSFYVFPCCALSDTLAYNDGTPMLAFLPMAEDSVELEYNHVISSFNSGWFSTRSFARMSIRLFGQVPYLLIVRFKPASFYRLLALNARHFNTRPFWNLESVLGDMDALLKDMQQCARAGEKIQLIETYLRGVISAEENSNRLLDEAIHYIRQHKGTLSIDELKSYLGVNYKWLERNFSEAMGMTPKQYSSLQRFINAYTAFLVQKDLAGITAESGYSDTNHFIKDFKKYTGDTPMQYLRTCKIR